One stretch of Lachnospiraceae bacterium oral taxon 096 DNA includes these proteins:
- a CDS encoding zinc dependent phospholipase C family protein translates to MPGFTTHYILGMKAFHALPNNQLKFIISKYRWLFQLGLQGPDMFFYNFPLARHRDYRNVGSYMHEAHVNLFFKNALKNANLLTSRQKRDQAISYIAGFMCHYIGDAICHPYIYGRIDHNPHSPNTYTHALHAALENDIDALLLYKFKRKKPSEFNQAATICLNGFEMQFVSDFLSKIINETFYPITYKNHFQVSPAMVHRSILALRYGCRTLQDPTGKKKKRIGRIENIFLKSHIVSKKLVSDKIEDNTANILNLNHETWTNPWDLRLASTESFPDLFLKSLNKCHNVYHYLNSTLKSNDNLDIDHLSQLLEELGNYSYHSGLECQK, encoded by the coding sequence ATGCCTGGATTTACAACACACTATATATTGGGGATGAAGGCCTTCCATGCCCTACCAAACAATCAATTAAAATTTATTATTTCAAAGTACCGCTGGCTCTTTCAACTCGGATTGCAAGGCCCAGATATGTTTTTCTATAATTTTCCCCTTGCACGCCACCGAGACTACCGCAATGTCGGCTCCTATATGCACGAGGCACATGTCAATCTCTTTTTTAAAAATGCTCTAAAAAATGCAAATCTTTTGACTTCTCGACAAAAAAGAGACCAAGCCATCAGCTATATTGCTGGGTTTATGTGCCACTATATTGGGGATGCCATCTGCCACCCCTACATTTACGGACGCATTGACCACAATCCGCATTCCCCAAACACTTACACTCATGCCCTTCACGCAGCACTAGAAAATGACATTGACGCACTACTTCTATACAAATTTAAGAGGAAAAAACCTTCTGAATTTAATCAAGCAGCTACGATTTGCCTCAATGGATTTGAAATGCAATTTGTCTCTGATTTTCTATCTAAGATCATCAACGAGACTTTTTATCCCATTACTTATAAAAATCATTTTCAAGTTTCTCCTGCCATGGTTCACCGCTCCATTCTTGCTCTTCGCTATGGTTGTCGCACATTACAAGATCCAACAGGGAAGAAGAAAAAGCGGATTGGGCGAATTGAAAATATCTTTTTAAAGAGCCATATCGTGTCAAAAAAGTTAGTTTCTGACAAAATTGAGGATAATACAGCAAATATACTCAACCTCAACCATGAGACTTGGACAAATCCTTGGGATTTACGCCTTGCCTCTACAGAAAGTTTTCCAGATCTTTTTCTAAAAAGTTTAAACAAATGCCACAATGTCTATCACTACCTCAACTCGACCTTAAAGAGCAATGACAATCTGGACATTGACCATTTATCCCAACTATTAGAGGAACTTGGCAACTATTCTTATCACAGCGGATTGGAATGCCAAAAATAG
- a CDS encoding peptidylprolyl isomerase, producing the protein MSNPIVTITMDSGKEMKVELYPDKAPNTVKNFISLVKKGFYDGLTFHRVISGFMIQGGCPQGTGTGGPGYSIVGEFAQNGVDNDLAHTRGVISMARSMMPNSAGSQFFIMHQNAPHLDGQYAAFGKVIEGMDVVDEIADVDTDYNDKPKTPQIIKTVTVDTLGVDYGEPEVC; encoded by the coding sequence ATGAGCAATCCAATAGTAACGATAACAATGGATAGTGGCAAAGAAATGAAGGTGGAATTATATCCAGACAAGGCACCAAATACAGTAAAGAATTTTATTAGCCTTGTAAAGAAGGGCTTTTATGATGGCTTGACTTTTCACAGAGTGATCAGTGGCTTTATGATTCAAGGTGGTTGCCCACAGGGAACGGGCACAGGTGGTCCAGGGTATTCAATCGTTGGAGAATTTGCACAAAATGGCGTGGACAATGATCTTGCACACACAAGAGGTGTGATTTCCATGGCGAGATCAATGATGCCAAACTCAGCAGGTAGTCAGTTCTTTATTATGCATCAGAATGCACCACATTTGGATGGACAATATGCAGCATTTGGAAAGGTCATTGAAGGGATGGATGTTGTAGACGAAATTGCTGATGTCGATACAGATTACAATGACAAGCCAAAGACTCCACAAATCATTAAGACAGTGACAGTGGATACATTGGGTGTGGATTATGGTGAGCCAGAGGTTTGCTAG
- a CDS encoding GNAT family N-acetyltransferase: MNETRRVYVDGEWVEIIISNNNAVLLNAKAEGRAAVAVLGKNWADIDITSTPFAVECLEDITEEFLNEVAMRYKKIPIVRADLGEIQLRELSFEDYPEICAQYQRSIEKEKHWLGEEIKCLLDEETFYAMVKFGYLQSELGTWGIFHGDVCVGVASLSCVEEELELGYWIFSPYRRRGYAKKAIEGLISYKEKMNIEKSICAKIFGDNLVSLHLAEEMGIFVKIVWDCEL; encoded by the coding sequence GTGAATGAGACTCGCCGAGTGTATGTAGATGGCGAATGGGTAGAGATCATAATATCCAATAACAATGCGGTTCTTCTCAATGCAAAGGCAGAGGGAAGAGCCGCTGTTGCTGTTTTGGGGAAGAATTGGGCAGATATTGACATTACATCCACACCATTTGCAGTGGAGTGCTTAGAAGATATTACAGAAGAATTTTTAAATGAAGTGGCTATGCGTTATAAAAAAATACCAATCGTCAGGGCTGATCTTGGAGAAATTCAATTGAGGGAGCTTTCATTTGAGGACTATCCTGAAATATGTGCACAGTATCAAAGAAGTATAGAAAAGGAGAAGCACTGGCTTGGGGAAGAGATAAAATGTTTACTCGATGAAGAAACTTTTTATGCAATGGTCAAATTTGGATATTTGCAAAGTGAGCTTGGTACTTGGGGAATATTTCATGGCGACGTTTGTGTTGGAGTTGCCAGCTTAAGTTGTGTTGAGGAAGAACTTGAGTTGGGCTATTGGATTTTTTCACCTTATCGAAGGAGAGGCTATGCCAAAAAGGCCATAGAGGGCTTGATTTCCTACAAGGAAAAGATGAATATCGAAAAATCTATCTGTGCAAAAATTTTTGGAGATAATCTGGTTTCTTTACATTTGGCAGAAGAAATGGGGATTTTCGTCAAAATAGTTTGGGATTGCGAATTGTGA
- a CDS encoding 4-(cytidine 5'-diphospho)-2-C-methyl-D-erythritol kinase, whose translation MSDILNLKAYAKINLGLDVIRQRDDGYHEVKMVMQTVDLFDRIFLEKTGEDGIDIRTNHYSLPTNEDNIAYKAAKMLFDEFSIRGGLNIQLQKYIPVAAGMAGGSADAAAVLCGVNAFYSLGLSEKELMERAIKIGADVPYCIMGGTAVSEGIGEILRPLPSVPDCSIVIAKPPIDVSTKYIYENLHVNTIPKEEHPDMDKVIERLENQDLWGAAAYMENILERVTQTEYPVIGEIKDVMSTNGAMVSLMSGSGPTVFGLFEDEKAAKRCYEQLRFGQMKTKVKEIYLTGMHRR comes from the coding sequence ATGAGTGATATATTGAATTTAAAAGCCTATGCGAAGATTAACTTAGGGCTTGATGTCATTCGACAAAGGGACGATGGCTACCATGAAGTAAAGATGGTGATGCAGACAGTAGATCTTTTTGATCGAATTTTTTTGGAGAAAACAGGAGAGGACGGGATTGACATAAGAACCAATCACTATTCTTTGCCTACAAATGAAGACAATATAGCCTATAAGGCGGCAAAAATGTTGTTTGATGAGTTTTCTATTCGTGGAGGTTTGAATATACAATTACAAAAATATATTCCTGTAGCTGCAGGAATGGCTGGTGGAAGTGCAGATGCTGCGGCAGTGCTTTGCGGTGTCAATGCGTTTTATTCATTGGGACTGAGCGAAAAAGAATTGATGGAAAGGGCAATAAAAATTGGTGCGGATGTCCCCTATTGTATTATGGGAGGAACCGCCGTGTCAGAGGGGATTGGAGAAATCTTACGACCTCTGCCATCAGTCCCCGATTGTTCGATTGTAATTGCAAAACCACCAATTGATGTTTCTACAAAGTATATTTATGAAAATTTGCATGTCAACACGATACCAAAGGAAGAACATCCAGATATGGATAAAGTAATTGAAAGACTTGAAAATCAGGATTTATGGGGGGCAGCAGCCTACATGGAAAACATTTTGGAGCGTGTGACGCAGACAGAATATCCTGTGATTGGAGAAATCAAAGATGTGATGAGCACCAATGGAGCAATGGTTAGCTTAATGAGCGGCAGTGGACCAACAGTATTTGGGTTGTTTGAAGATGAAAAGGCAGCAAAAAGATGCTATGAACAGCTGCGCTTTGGACAGATGAAGACCAAAGTGAAGGAGATATATTTGACAGGTATGCATAGGAGGTAA
- a CDS encoding GntR family transcriptional regulator has protein sequence MSDFSNEVNEYMPLRDVVFKTLRQAILKGDMVPGERLMEIQLAKKLGVSRTPIREAIRKLELEGLVTMVPRKGAEVAGITEKNLRDVLEVRRALEELAIELACERIHEDMVTELVAAERDFKDATAGSDAIKIARMDEKFHDIIFQATENDKLVQMLNNLREQMYRYRLEYIKDEKTRQTLLAEHEEIINAIQSRQVSQAKSAIRSHIDNQEVTISKNIKEA, from the coding sequence ATGTCAGATTTTAGCAACGAAGTAAATGAGTATATGCCGCTTAGAGATGTTGTGTTTAAGACATTGAGACAGGCGATTCTCAAAGGGGATATGGTGCCTGGAGAGCGATTGATGGAGATTCAGCTGGCAAAAAAGCTGGGAGTGAGCAGAACTCCCATTCGAGAGGCCATTCGAAAGCTTGAGCTAGAGGGATTAGTGACTATGGTGCCAAGAAAAGGAGCTGAGGTCGCGGGAATTACAGAAAAAAATTTGCGCGATGTTTTGGAAGTCAGAAGAGCACTCGAGGAGTTGGCGATTGAACTTGCGTGTGAAAGAATTCATGAGGATATGGTGACAGAACTTGTTGCAGCGGAAAGAGATTTTAAGGATGCTACAGCAGGAAGTGATGCCATTAAAATTGCACGAATGGATGAAAAATTTCACGATATTATTTTTCAGGCAACAGAGAATGATAAATTGGTGCAAATGCTCAATAATTTGCGCGAGCAGATGTATCGCTACCGATTGGAATATATTAAGGATGAAAAGACACGCCAGACACTGTTGGCTGAACATGAAGAAATCATTAATGCCATACAGTCAAGGCAGGTGAGTCAGGCAAAGAGTGCGATTCGCAGCCATATTGATAACCAAGAAGTAACAATTTCTAAAAATATAAAAGAGGCATAA
- a CDS encoding D-alanine--D-alanine ligase: MTKKMIAIIFGGQSSEHEISCISATTVIQQVDKELYDVTLIGITKEGQWLKVNSVEQIENGRWVETKTEAVLLPDAVEKCILIHEGTSYTKVRVDIVYPVMHGLYGEDGTIQGLCEMAQIPYVGCGVLASAVGMDKVYTKIIVNHIGVRQADFELVTRAQIERDMAAVVNRVEGHFSYPVFVKPSNAGSSKGVNKANSTEELIYALKEAAIHDRKILVEETIVGHEVECAVFGGGKVPVKASGVGEILAAKEAAFYDFEAKYYNHDSKTVVDPKLPGEAEKKIPEIAKRIFEAIDGFGLSRVDFFVTEEGEIVFNEINTMPGFTAISMYPTLWKAKGIETKQLVNDLIALAFERA; this comes from the coding sequence ATGACAAAGAAAATGATTGCAATAATTTTTGGGGGACAGTCCTCAGAGCACGAGATTTCATGTATTTCAGCAACAACTGTAATTCAACAGGTGGACAAAGAACTCTATGATGTGACATTGATCGGAATCACGAAAGAAGGACAGTGGCTAAAAGTGAATAGTGTGGAGCAGATTGAAAATGGTCGTTGGGTAGAGACAAAGACCGAGGCTGTCTTATTGCCAGATGCGGTAGAAAAGTGCATTCTCATTCACGAGGGAACATCCTATACAAAGGTGCGAGTGGATATTGTCTATCCTGTGATGCATGGACTCTATGGAGAGGACGGAACAATACAGGGACTTTGTGAGATGGCACAGATCCCTTATGTTGGCTGTGGGGTGTTGGCCAGTGCTGTGGGAATGGATAAGGTGTACACAAAGATTATTGTCAATCACATTGGGGTTCGTCAGGCAGACTTTGAGTTGGTGACAAGAGCCCAAATTGAGAGGGACATGGCGGCAGTGGTCAATCGCGTGGAGGGACATTTTTCCTACCCTGTATTTGTCAAGCCGTCCAATGCAGGATCAAGTAAAGGAGTCAATAAGGCGAATTCGACAGAAGAATTGATTTATGCCCTCAAAGAGGCAGCCATTCATGATCGAAAGATTCTTGTAGAAGAGACGATTGTTGGACATGAAGTGGAATGTGCAGTGTTTGGTGGCGGAAAAGTTCCCGTAAAGGCCAGTGGTGTGGGTGAAATTCTTGCAGCAAAGGAAGCAGCTTTTTATGATTTTGAGGCAAAGTATTATAATCATGACTCAAAGACAGTTGTAGATCCAAAGCTTCCTGGAGAGGCAGAGAAGAAAATTCCAGAGATTGCGAAGAGGATATTTGAGGCAATTGACGGATTTGGTCTTTCAAGGGTAGATTTTTTTGTCACTGAGGAAGGTGAAATTGTGTTTAATGAAATTAACACAATGCCAGGATTTACAGCAATTAGTATGTATCCAACACTTTGGAAGGCAAAGGGAATTGAAACAAAGCAACTGGTCAATGATTTGATTGCCCTTGCCTTTGAGAGGGCATAA
- a CDS encoding glutamate racemase: MGRERAPIGVFDSGVGGLTVAREIIRQMPQERLVYFGDTARVPYGSKSKDTVIRYSRQIIRFLRTQEVKAIVIACNTASAYALETVVAESDIPILGVIHAGAKSAAQVTRNGKIGVIGTQATISTGIYPEEILSINPKVEVIQKACPLLCPLVEEGLLHDSVTDEIISRYVSGLKQKYIDTLVLGCTHYPLLRSAIRRIMGDEVALVNPAYETAIELKDVLASHQLLNHFPMADGEEKYQFYVSDMAEQFKDFATSILPDDVKQTNIIHIESY, encoded by the coding sequence ATGGGACGAGAGAGAGCACCGATTGGCGTGTTTGATTCTGGTGTAGGTGGATTGACAGTAGCAAGGGAGATTATACGCCAAATGCCACAGGAGAGGTTGGTCTATTTTGGGGACACAGCAAGAGTTCCCTATGGAAGTAAGTCAAAGGATACTGTGATTCGCTATTCCAGACAAATTATTCGCTTTTTGCGAACACAAGAAGTAAAGGCTATTGTCATTGCCTGTAATACAGCTAGTGCTTATGCTTTGGAGACAGTGGTTGCAGAAAGTGATATTCCGATATTGGGTGTTATTCATGCAGGTGCAAAGAGTGCCGCACAGGTGACAAGAAATGGAAAAATTGGAGTGATTGGAACACAGGCGACGATTTCGACGGGAATTTATCCAGAAGAGATTTTGTCCATCAATCCCAAAGTGGAAGTGATTCAAAAGGCCTGTCCATTGCTCTGTCCTCTTGTCGAGGAGGGACTTTTGCATGACAGCGTGACAGATGAAATTATTTCTCGCTATGTCAGTGGTTTAAAGCAAAAGTATATTGACACTTTAGTGCTGGGGTGTACACACTATCCACTTCTTCGCTCGGCTATTCGAAGAATTATGGGAGATGAAGTTGCTTTAGTCAATCCAGCTTATGAAACAGCAATTGAATTAAAGGATGTACTTGCTTCGCATCAATTGCTCAATCATTTTCCGATGGCAGATGGTGAGGAAAAATATCAGTTTTATGTCAGCGATATGGCGGAGCAATTTAAAGATTTTGCGACATCCATACTTCCTGATGATGTCAAGCAAACCAATATTATTCATATTGAGTCGTACTAA